The sequence ACGTGCCCAATGTGCGTGTTCAAGGGCGACCCTTCGCCCGTCTACATCGGCATGATTCAGGACAACAAGGTGGGAATGAAGATGCGGATCACCAGCGCGAGAGAGTCGATGCCCGACATCGTAGGCGACCACCCCCTCAACCGGTCTGATCACCCCGTGAATGGTTTTCGCTGCATCAAACTCGGATATCACCGCAAACGTACGGCGAACGGCAACATGGTGGGCCGCCTCAATCTGGATTCGCTCCGCCTCCGGCGCCAATGCCCAGCGGACCGAGACAGCCTTGGGGGCAGCGATCGTAAAATCCAAAGCTTTGATGGGGTGACGGATGGTCGTCGCAGCACTACCAAGGTCCACGAGGTCAACGGGAGCATCCGGCTGGCACCCCATGCCGAGCCGGCTGACCACACCGACTTCATCACACAACTCCCGCTGTACGTAGTAATCGAGAGAGCCTCGAATCTTGAAAAGGCGCAACCCCACCCCCTTGGTTTCTCACCATTGAGGGTGGGGCTTCCACCAATCGACCGGCCCGAGATCGGGCCCGACTACTATTCGTAACCTTGCGTTATCCCCACGGACCCCGACGCATATCCCTGCGAGAAGCAGGACGCGCCAAGGATGGCTGCCTAGAGCGCTGCTTGTGCCGCCTCAAAAGCCTCCCGGAGAATAGCGACCATCTCATCGAACTGCTCAGAATCACAGACAAGCGGTGGCGAGAGCTGGACCACAGGATCACCACGATCATCAGCCCGGCAGATCAATCCAAGTTCGAAAAGCTTTGGTGTCAAGATCCCACGCAGGAGCCGCTCTGACTCGTCATCGTTGAACGTCTCCCGAGTGCTCTTGTCCTTGACCAACTCGATGCCGTAGAAGAAACCAGTACCTCGAATCTCTCCCACGATATCGAGGTCAGCCAGGGTCTCGAGCTTTGCCCGAAACTCACCTTCCTTGCCACGGACGTGGTCAAGAAGCTGATCACGTTCAAAAATATCGAGGTTTGCGAGCGCTACCGCCGCGCTAACCGGATGTCCAGCAAACGTGATGCCATGAAGGAAGCTATTCTGCTCCTTCAAGAACGGCTCCATGAGGCGGTCAGAGGCCAACATCGCACCGATCGGAGAGTATCCAGAGGTCAATCCCTTGGCGCAGGTAATAATATCGGGTTGGTAGCCATATTTTTGTGCACCAAACCAATAACCGAGGCGGCCAAAAGCGGTGATCACCTCGTCGGAGACGAGCAAAATATCGTACTTATCGCAGATCTCTCGCACCCGCTGGAAGTATCCCGGCGCTGGCGTGAAGCAACCTCCCGCATTCTGGACTGGCTCAAGAAAAACAGCGGCCACCGTCTCTGGCCCTTCGAACTCAATTCGCTGCTCAATATCGTCGGCACAGGCCAGATTGCACTGGTCAAGCATCGCACAGTCAACACAACGATAGTGATTCGTGTTTTGCACCTTGATGGCCCCGGGGACAAGCGGCTCAAATGGAGTCTTGATGCCCGGGAGACCTGTCAACGATAGCGCACCAAAGGTGGTCCCGTGATAGGAGAGGTTGCGAGAGATCACCTTGGTCTTCTCTGGCTTGCCGATGAGTTTGAAGTACTGCCGTGCCAACTTCCAGGCTGACTCGACCGCTTCAGATCCACCAGTCGTAAAGAACACGCGATTAATATCGCCGGGGGCGATCGCTGCCAGTCGATCGGCAAGCTCCACTGCCGGCTGATGAGCATAACTCCACAGTGGGAAGTAGGCCAACTCGCTCGCCTGCTTCGCGGCCGCTTCAGCCAACTCAGTACGCCCGTGACCGACCTGAACCACAAAGAGCCCGGCCAGTCCATCGAGATAACGCTTGCCTTTGCTGTCATAGACATAGGGCCCCTGGCCCCGCACCATCACTGGCACCTCGTGATCGGCGTACGAAGACATTCGCGTAAAATGCATCCAAAGATGTCGTTTGGCTGATTCTGAAAGCTCTTCTGTATTCATTCCCTCTTGTCTCCTTCTCTGGGCACTTGGTGTGCCACATCTCCTTTGACACCCGTGGTGTCAGATCTCCTCACGGCGCTCAGAACGCCTGCTCAACACGCGTTCAGCTCGAACCGCTGATGGAGCTATTGGTGGGTCTCTACGGTGCCACGCTAGCAGAACAAACCACCATCATCAACCGCACAAGAACTCCGCCTGCTAACGTGTCCCCCAGCTGTAGGTCTGCTTCTCCAATCTCAGGTACACATTCACCTCAGCGGAGACAACTCCCTCGAGTGTTCGTATACGATCGCTCATGAGCTCGAGAAGGTGCTCATCATTCTCGCACACCACCTCAAGGAGAAGATCATACCGACCAGCGGCAATGACCACATAATCAACCTCCGGCAAGGCTGCACACTGCTCTGCGACAGACGATAACGTACCAGTTACCTTGAGTCCAATCATGGCCTGGCGCATAAACCCAACTCTCGTTGGATCGGTAACCGCCACGATTTGCATCACGCCGTTATCGATGAGTCGCTGAACCCGCTGACGGACCGCCGCC comes from Ferrimicrobium sp. and encodes:
- a CDS encoding Lrp/AsnC family transcriptional regulator is translated as MTLDGTSKRLIELLQEDGRASYAALAKVVGLSEAAVRQRVQRLIDNGVMQIVAVTDPTRVGFMRQAMIGLKVTGTLSSVAEQCAALPEVDYVVIAAGRYDLLLEVVCENDEHLLELMSDRIRTLEGVVSAEVNVYLRLEKQTYSWGTR
- a CDS encoding aspartate aminotransferase family protein, with the translated sequence MNTEELSESAKRHLWMHFTRMSSYADHEVPVMVRGQGPYVYDSKGKRYLDGLAGLFVVQVGHGRTELAEAAAKQASELAYFPLWSYAHQPAVELADRLAAIAPGDINRVFFTTGGSEAVESAWKLARQYFKLIGKPEKTKVISRNLSYHGTTFGALSLTGLPGIKTPFEPLVPGAIKVQNTNHYRCVDCAMLDQCNLACADDIEQRIEFEGPETVAAVFLEPVQNAGGCFTPAPGYFQRVREICDKYDILLVSDEVITAFGRLGYWFGAQKYGYQPDIITCAKGLTSGYSPIGAMLASDRLMEPFLKEQNSFLHGITFAGHPVSAAVALANLDIFERDQLLDHVRGKEGEFRAKLETLADLDIVGEIRGTGFFYGIELVKDKSTRETFNDDESERLLRGILTPKLFELGLICRADDRGDPVVQLSPPLVCDSEQFDEMVAILREAFEAAQAAL